From Pirellulales bacterium, one genomic window encodes:
- a CDS encoding BON domain-containing protein: MADGPLADRVSSVLERSPYLPRRNLRYEAAEGRVVLRGTVHSYYQKQMAQEMLKAVDGVREIENQLEVCWS; this comes from the coding sequence ATGGCGGACGGGCCCTTGGCGGATCGTGTGAGCTCGGTACTGGAACGAAGTCCTTACTTGCCACGTCGCAATCTGCGTTACGAAGCCGCCGAAGGCCGCGTGGTGTTGCGAGGCACGGTCCACTCCTACTACCAGAAGCAGATGGCCCAAGAGATGCTCAAGGCCGTGGACGGAGTCCGCGAGATCGAGAACCAGCTGGAAGTTTGCTGGTCGTAA
- a CDS encoding hemolysin family protein, producing MTLILANGFFAAAEIAIVAARRGRLQKQAEEGDRAARAALELSNNPNRFLSTVQVGITLIGTFAAAFGGARLASFLGERLAESPVAWIARNAPAVALTVVVLAISFASLILGELVPKRLALRRAEGLARVVARPMLFLSQVARPAVWFLGITTDAALFLLGMPKQEDSAVSVEDIQHLLKMGREHGVLDPAEQKVAMEALRLGDRSVRDIMRPRTDLDALDVETPANEIIGAVAMAGFSRLPVYERDLDHIIGYVHIKDLLRELYLHTEINLRKMLHPPLFVPETLPLDRLLDLFQKKRTQLAIVLDEFGGTQGMVTLEDVFEELVGEIHDEHRRDKEQEIVKRDEHSWLVDGSVSIDDLAEAIGLKQVESPATRRFSTVAGLVLRQLGRIPEIGARTAFDGVELEVVDMDGQRIDRVLVTVPPAANGTAGAI from the coding sequence CTGACGCTGATTCTGGCGAACGGATTCTTCGCGGCCGCCGAGATCGCCATCGTTGCGGCCCGCCGCGGCCGCCTGCAAAAGCAGGCCGAGGAAGGGGATCGCGCAGCCCGCGCGGCTCTCGAGCTTTCGAACAATCCGAATCGATTCCTCTCGACCGTGCAGGTCGGTATCACGCTCATCGGTACGTTTGCGGCCGCATTCGGCGGAGCGCGGCTGGCGAGTTTTCTCGGCGAGCGGCTGGCCGAGTCGCCGGTGGCGTGGATTGCCCGAAACGCCCCGGCCGTGGCCCTGACGGTCGTCGTTCTGGCGATCAGCTTTGCCTCGCTCATCCTGGGCGAACTCGTACCTAAGCGGCTCGCCCTGCGCCGCGCCGAAGGTCTGGCGCGGGTGGTCGCTCGCCCCATGTTGTTTTTGTCGCAGGTGGCGCGCCCGGCCGTCTGGTTTTTGGGAATCACGACCGATGCCGCGCTCTTTTTGCTCGGCATGCCCAAGCAGGAAGACTCGGCCGTCAGCGTCGAGGATATCCAGCATCTACTGAAGATGGGGCGTGAGCACGGCGTGCTCGACCCGGCCGAGCAAAAGGTGGCGATGGAGGCTCTGCGGCTCGGCGATCGCTCGGTGCGCGACATCATGCGGCCGCGCACCGATCTCGACGCGCTGGACGTCGAAACGCCGGCCAATGAGATCATCGGCGCGGTGGCGATGGCGGGCTTTTCGCGCTTGCCGGTGTACGAGCGCGATCTGGATCACATCATCGGCTACGTCCATATCAAGGACCTGCTGCGCGAACTGTACCTGCACACCGAAATCAACCTGCGGAAGATGCTCCATCCCCCGCTGTTCGTGCCCGAGACTCTGCCCCTGGACCGGTTGCTCGACTTGTTTCAGAAAAAGCGGACCCAATTGGCGATCGTGCTGGACGAATTCGGCGGCACACAGGGGATGGTGACGCTCGAGGACGTCTTCGAAGAGCTTGTCGGCGAGATTCACGACGAGCATCGCCGCGACAAGGAACAGGAAATCGTAAAGCGCGACGAGCATAGCTGGCTCGTCGACGGCAGCGTCAGCATCGACGACCTGGCCGAAGCCATCGGGCTGAAGCAGGTCGAATCGCCGGCCACCCGACGTTTCAGTACCGTGGCGGGCCTGGTGCTGCGTCAGTTAGGGCGCATTCCCGAGATTGGCGCCCGCACCGCCTTTGACGGCGTCGAGTTGGAGGTCGTCGACATGGACGGCCAGCGGATCGATCGGGTGCTCGTGACGGTGCCGCCTGCCGCCAACGGCACCGCCGGCGCGATCTGA
- a CDS encoding DUF3891 family protein: protein MLRRTERVGPTESWILIPQIEHAHLAGALAESWGDSSLAELQPREEVQQAVRHHDDGWADWDASPGVDPAVGRPLSFVEMPLDVSIDIWRRSIFLACSRGYLAAHMVSNHFTELLQRASPRWSHDPERFQTSRQFLDEQSEHREIWLAKWQTPNPAVRTRKMAALALEYLQFFDALSLWFCGAVRRGPQSFATPEGYEVTFNPTGPLHFTAQPWPLTVGRMSWTVNARRVPVGVYRTQEELASTFSEAVELTFQLTAEA, encoded by the coding sequence ATGCTGCGTCGAACTGAGCGCGTTGGGCCGACCGAGTCCTGGATCCTGATTCCCCAGATCGAGCATGCGCATCTGGCCGGCGCCCTGGCCGAGTCGTGGGGCGATTCTTCGCTCGCGGAGTTGCAACCGCGCGAGGAAGTACAGCAGGCGGTCCGCCACCATGACGACGGCTGGGCCGATTGGGATGCCTCGCCGGGCGTTGATCCGGCGGTCGGAAGACCGCTGAGCTTTGTGGAAATGCCGCTGGACGTGTCGATCGACATTTGGCGCCGTTCGATCTTTCTGGCGTGCTCGCGCGGCTACCTGGCCGCCCACATGGTCAGCAACCATTTCACGGAACTCCTGCAACGGGCTTCGCCACGCTGGAGCCACGACCCCGAGCGGTTCCAGACCAGCCGCCAATTCCTGGACGAGCAGTCGGAACATCGCGAAATCTGGCTCGCCAAATGGCAAACGCCAAATCCGGCTGTTCGCACGCGCAAAATGGCGGCCCTGGCCTTGGAATACTTGCAGTTTTTCGACGCGCTCAGTCTTTGGTTCTGCGGCGCCGTCCGCCGCGGACCGCAGTCGTTTGCCACGCCCGAGGGATATGAGGTTACGTTCAATCCCACGGGCCCCCTGCACTTCACGGCCCAGCCCTGGCCCCTCACGGTGGGCCGTATGAGCTGGACCGTAAATGCCCGACGCGTCCCGGTGGGCGTTTACCGCACTCAGGAAGAGCTGGCCTCGACCTTCAGCGAGGCCGTCGAACTCACATTCCAGCTCACGGCCGAGGCGTAG
- the tuf gene encoding elongation factor Tu: protein MAKANFERKKPHVNVGTIGHIDHGKTTLTGALLAVQSAKGLANFKSYADIAKGGTVRDETKTVTIAVSHVEYETEKRHYAHIDCPGHADFIKNMITGAAQMDGAILVVSAADGPMPQTREHILLARQVGVPALVCFLNKCDLVDDPELLELVEMELRELLTHYGFPGDEIPIIRGAARPAYENPKDEKANACIAELLAAVDSYIPEPVREIDKPFLMAVEDVFSIEGRGTVATGRIERGIVHVGDEIEVVGLTKEGRKTTVTGVEMFNKTLDQGQAGDNVGCLLRGIKRDDIERGQVLAKPGSITPHTKFEAEVYVLSKEEGGRHTPFFSGYRPQFYFRTTDVTGSSNLMGDAEMCMPGDNARLSIELISPIAMDDGVRFAIREGGKTVGSGVVTKILE, encoded by the coding sequence ATGGCTAAAGCGAATTTCGAGCGCAAGAAGCCCCACGTCAACGTCGGCACCATCGGCCACATTGACCACGGCAAGACCACATTGACCGGTGCTCTGCTGGCGGTCCAGTCGGCCAAGGGGTTGGCAAACTTCAAGTCGTATGCCGACATCGCCAAGGGTGGTACGGTCCGCGACGAAACCAAGACCGTGACCATTGCCGTCAGCCACGTGGAATACGAGACCGAAAAGCGTCACTATGCCCACATCGACTGCCCGGGCCACGCCGACTTCATCAAGAACATGATCACGGGTGCCGCCCAGATGGACGGAGCGATCCTGGTCGTGTCGGCGGCCGACGGTCCGATGCCGCAAACCCGCGAGCATATTCTGCTGGCTCGCCAGGTCGGTGTTCCGGCACTCGTTTGCTTCCTGAACAAGTGTGACCTGGTCGACGATCCCGAGTTGCTCGAACTGGTCGAAATGGAGCTCCGCGAGCTGCTGACCCACTACGGTTTCCCGGGCGATGAGATCCCGATCATCCGCGGTGCCGCTCGTCCGGCTTACGAGAATCCGAAGGACGAGAAGGCCAACGCCTGCATTGCCGAGTTGCTCGCGGCCGTGGATAGCTATATTCCCGAACCGGTTCGCGAAATCGACAAGCCGTTCCTGATGGCCGTCGAAGACGTGTTCTCGATCGAAGGCCGCGGTACCGTGGCCACCGGGCGTATCGAGCGCGGCATCGTACACGTCGGTGATGAAATCGAAGTCGTCGGTCTGACGAAGGAGGGTCGCAAGACCACCGTCACCGGCGTGGAAATGTTCAATAAGACCCTCGATCAAGGCCAGGCCGGCGACAACGTCGGCTGCCTATTGCGTGGTATCAAGCGCGACGACATCGAGCGCGGCCAGGTATTGGCCAAGCCCGGTTCGATCACGCCGCATACCAAGTTCGAGGCCGAAGTGTACGTCCTCTCGAAAGAAGAGGGCGGCCGGCACACGCCGTTCTTCAGCGGCTACCGTCCGCAGTTCTACTTCCGCACGACGGACGTCACCGGCAGCTCGAACTTGATGGGCGACGCCGAAATGTGCATGCCTGGCGACAACGCTCGTCTGAGCATCGAGCTGATCAGCCCGATCGCGATGGATGACGGCGTCCGTTTTGCTATCCGCGAAGGTGGCAAGACGGTCGGTTCGGGCGTGGTGACGAAGATCCTGGAGTAG
- the serA gene encoding phosphoglycerate dehydrogenase: MYRVVVLDPLAQEGLDLLSAAPGLEYEVRTKLSGDALRETLAAFDGAIVRSGVKITAESLAGNKRLKAIVRAGVGTDNIDKAAATRLGIVVMNTPAGNTLSTAEHTVAMMLALSRNIAPAYQSLIEGRWERNLYMGTQLAGKALGIVGLGRIGQAVAARAKALEMRLFGYDPFLSKDRAQELGIEICSTVPDMLPHVDYLTVHTPLTEETRGLISAKDLPKLKRGVRLINCARGGIYDEAALVEGLQSGQIAGVALDVFAEEPCTKSPLFGMKGVLATPHLGASTEEAQTNVAAEGATLLIDFLTTGAVKHAVNMISLDPKKFAALKGELGVAYRLGRLLAQLDRAPAKACRLLYRGEVANKETKLLTATFAAGLLQQAMESEVNMVNAEVLLRERGIELVEQSRADMGAFSSMILAELVTEARTYKAAGALLGHDMARLVQLGDYRLEAYLDGCLMIFTHRDVPGIIGHVGTIFGKHKVNIAQMSVGRGGHAPGGEAIGVLNLDNMPPVEAVNDVLAWPDVLSATVIRLPEAGEMPAWLSG; the protein is encoded by the coding sequence ATGTATCGCGTTGTTGTTCTTGATCCCTTGGCCCAAGAGGGGCTCGATCTGCTGTCGGCGGCCCCGGGCCTCGAGTATGAAGTGCGCACCAAGCTGTCGGGCGATGCCTTGCGCGAGACGCTGGCCGCCTTCGACGGTGCCATCGTCCGAAGCGGCGTGAAGATCACGGCCGAGTCTCTGGCCGGCAACAAACGCCTGAAGGCCATCGTCCGTGCCGGTGTCGGCACCGACAACATCGACAAGGCTGCCGCGACGCGGCTGGGCATCGTCGTCATGAACACGCCGGCCGGCAATACCCTCAGCACGGCCGAGCACACGGTCGCCATGATGCTGGCCCTGTCGCGGAACATTGCCCCCGCGTATCAGAGCCTCATCGAGGGACGCTGGGAGCGCAACCTGTACATGGGAACGCAACTGGCCGGCAAAGCCCTGGGCATTGTTGGGCTGGGGCGCATCGGCCAGGCCGTGGCCGCCCGCGCGAAGGCGCTCGAAATGCGGCTCTTCGGCTACGACCCCTTCTTGTCGAAAGATCGTGCGCAGGAGCTGGGTATCGAGATCTGCTCGACCGTGCCCGACATGTTGCCCCACGTCGACTACCTGACCGTCCACACGCCGCTGACGGAAGAGACGCGCGGCCTGATCAGCGCGAAAGACCTGCCGAAGTTGAAGCGGGGCGTGCGTTTGATCAACTGCGCGCGGGGCGGCATCTATGACGAGGCGGCGCTTGTCGAAGGGCTACAGTCGGGACAGATTGCCGGCGTCGCCCTGGACGTGTTCGCCGAAGAGCCGTGTACGAAAAGTCCGCTCTTCGGCATGAAGGGGGTACTGGCCACGCCCCACCTGGGCGCAAGCACGGAAGAAGCACAAACCAACGTCGCCGCCGAAGGCGCGACCCTGCTCATCGATTTCCTGACCACCGGCGCCGTAAAGCACGCGGTCAACATGATCTCGCTCGATCCCAAGAAGTTCGCCGCGCTCAAGGGCGAATTGGGGGTCGCATACCGCCTGGGCCGTTTGCTGGCGCAACTCGATCGGGCGCCCGCCAAGGCCTGCCGGTTGCTGTATCGCGGGGAAGTCGCCAACAAAGAGACCAAATTGCTCACCGCCACATTCGCTGCCGGACTCCTGCAACAAGCCATGGAATCTGAAGTTAACATGGTCAATGCCGAGGTCCTGCTGCGCGAGCGCGGCATTGAACTGGTCGAGCAATCGCGCGCCGACATGGGGGCGTTCAGCTCCATGATCCTCGCCGAACTGGTCACCGAAGCCCGCACTTACAAGGCGGCCGGCGCCCTATTAGGGCACGATATGGCGCGCCTGGTGCAATTGGGCGATTACCGGCTGGAAGCCTATCTCGACGGCTGCTTGATGATCTTCACCCATCGCGACGTCCCGGGAATCATCGGGCATGTGGGCACGATTTTCGGCAAGCACAAAGTCAACATCGCCCAAATGTCGGTCGGGCGGGGAGGACACGCGCCGGGCGGCGAGGCGATCGGCGTCTTGAATCTGGATAACATGCCGCCCGTCGAGGCAGTCAATGACGTGCTCGCCTGGCCCGACGTCCTCAGCGCTACCGTCATTCGCCTGCCGGAAGCCGGTGAGATGCCGGCCTGGCTGAGTGGCTGA
- a CDS encoding sigma-70 family RNA polymerase sigma factor gives MSKTITSEKQISKRATTAPSVLSQWSDEDLLDRYCSDGDPRVFGILVHRYERELYSYLRRYLGDAAMAEDAFQGTFLQVHLKCGQFEAGRKFRPWLYTIATNQAIDAQRRNKRHRMVSLDRRQKGESEEDLGSLSELLVSREAGPAKEADAEERRRWIRDSVGALPDALKGAITLVYYQGLKYREAAEVLKVPVGTVKSRLHTAITKLNEAWKSAQPSGDR, from the coding sequence ATGAGTAAAACAATCACTTCCGAAAAGCAGATCAGCAAGCGAGCGACGACGGCTCCTTCGGTCCTGTCGCAATGGAGCGACGAGGACCTGTTGGACCGCTATTGCTCGGACGGGGATCCTCGGGTATTTGGGATCCTTGTTCACCGCTACGAGCGGGAGCTTTACAGCTATTTGCGTCGTTACCTGGGTGACGCCGCCATGGCCGAGGATGCATTTCAAGGTACATTTTTGCAGGTCCACTTGAAATGCGGGCAATTCGAGGCGGGGCGGAAATTTCGCCCCTGGCTCTACACGATTGCCACGAACCAAGCCATTGATGCGCAACGTAGAAACAAAAGACACCGGATGGTGAGCCTGGACCGCCGCCAAAAGGGCGAATCGGAAGAAGACCTGGGCTCGCTTTCCGAATTGCTGGTCAGCCGCGAGGCCGGGCCAGCCAAGGAGGCCGACGCGGAGGAGCGTCGGCGCTGGATTCGAGATTCGGTCGGAGCTTTGCCCGACGCCTTGAAGGGCGCGATTACTTTGGTCTATTACCAGGGACTGAAGTACCGGGAGGCCGCCGAGGTCTTGAAAGTGCCGGTGGGCACGGTGAAAAGCCGCTTGCACACCGCGATCACGAAGCTGAATGAGGCGTGGAAGAGCGCCCAACCAAGCGGAGATCGCTGA
- a CDS encoding class I SAM-dependent methyltransferase, translating to MLSRVLEPEVMDTPQEALDYDSMDHTAVNAAFVSDMLAVFPEAVDAEEEHLAVLDIGTGTAQIPVELCRHVPSFRVTAIDLAVAMLNLGRNNVEVAGLREHIRLDRVDARQLPYADGEFAVVMSNSIVHHIPDPREVLVEAVRVLRDGGLIFVRDLLRPVDDAEVEHLVATYAAGANDHQRQLFNQSLRAALDLDEARVLAASVGLPPEAVSHTSDRHWTLAARKA from the coding sequence ATGCTCTCTCGCGTGCTCGAGCCCGAGGTGATGGATACGCCGCAGGAAGCGCTCGACTACGACTCGATGGATCATACCGCCGTCAACGCGGCGTTCGTCAGTGACATGCTGGCCGTGTTTCCCGAGGCTGTCGACGCCGAAGAAGAACATCTGGCCGTACTGGATATCGGCACCGGTACGGCGCAAATTCCCGTCGAGCTCTGCCGCCACGTTCCGTCGTTCCGCGTTACGGCCATCGATCTGGCCGTGGCAATGCTCAATCTCGGCCGGAACAATGTCGAAGTGGCCGGCTTGAGAGAACATATCCGGCTCGATCGCGTCGATGCCAGGCAATTGCCCTACGCCGACGGCGAATTCGCGGTGGTGATGTCCAATAGCATCGTCCACCACATTCCCGACCCACGCGAGGTCCTGGTCGAGGCCGTCCGCGTGCTTCGCGACGGAGGATTGATTTTCGTTCGCGATCTGCTGCGGCCTGTCGACGACGCCGAAGTCGAGCATCTGGTCGCCACCTATGCCGCCGGAGCGAACGACCATCAGCGACAACTCTTCAATCAGTCGTTGCGGGCAGCGCTCGACCTCGACGAAGCACGGGTCTTGGCCGCGAGCGTTGGCTTGCCGCCCGAGGCTGTCTCACACACCAGTGATCGCCACTGGACACTCGCGGCTCGCAAGGCGTAG
- a CDS encoding RNA polymerase sigma factor has product MPADRDPLAAEVTDLVRRCLAGDAQAAGALVARFERPVFALCYRMLGQREDAEDVTQESFVRALRSLKGWDSERDFAPWLLAIAGNRCRTLLAARARRPRLASEVERVEDSAPPPEAARHLAEEVERALGGIRPEYRQAFVLFHEHELSYGEIAEAMGCPLGTIKTWVHRARRELVEQLRSREVLSENHRAVRRV; this is encoded by the coding sequence ATGCCCGCTGACCGCGATCCGCTGGCTGCCGAAGTCACGGATCTGGTCCGCCGCTGCCTTGCCGGAGATGCCCAGGCGGCCGGAGCCCTGGTCGCGCGGTTCGAGCGTCCTGTTTTCGCCCTGTGCTACCGCATGCTCGGTCAGCGCGAGGACGCCGAGGACGTGACGCAGGAATCGTTCGTCAGGGCGCTCCGCAGCCTGAAAGGCTGGGACAGCGAACGTGATTTCGCTCCCTGGCTTTTGGCCATTGCCGGCAATCGCTGCCGCACGCTTTTGGCCGCCCGCGCGCGCCGGCCGCGCCTGGCAAGCGAGGTCGAGCGGGTCGAGGACAGCGCTCCGCCGCCGGAGGCGGCGCGGCACCTGGCGGAGGAAGTGGAACGGGCGTTAGGCGGAATTCGGCCGGAGTACCGGCAGGCCTTTGTGTTGTTCCACGAACACGAACTGAGCTACGGAGAAATTGCCGAGGCGATGGGCTGCCCGCTGGGCACGATCAAGACGTGGGTGCATCGAGCACGCCGGGAGTTGGTCGAGCAGCTGCGCTCTCGCGAGGTTTTGTCGGAGAATCATCGTGCGGTGCGAAGAGTTTGA
- a CDS encoding sigma-70 family RNA polymerase sigma factor, with translation MHSDYLSPAIRELRDQQVRFAPRDRKLAQVDRAEKLLDELDPKRTYTYEYLFYRLTDFRPESSPDVRLSGRHAKHDLQLFIEDVSDAADVPAETSNEPVLTVSELSKRFKVSTKTISRWRRQGLVSRRFLFQGRKRVGFLKSSVDRFVASNEERVRRGGNFSQLSAEEREAIIAKARRLAQAGGCPAEVTRRLAEGMGRSVETIRYTLKQFDQDHPESAVFPESTGPLDEATKKKIYQQYRRGISVEALAKTHCRTKTSIYRVIHEMRALRIMELPLDYIDNPLFPRANAEKVVLGAPPESTPPPKKPRLPSGLPTYLASLYEVPLLTREQEVYLFRKLNFLKYRASKLRSTLDPQRARSVVMDQIERYYEDAVTTKNQIVRANLRLVVSIAKRHVGPSDNFFELVSDGNMSLIRAVEKFDFARGNKFSTYASWAIMKNFARTIPDELKHRDRYRTSTSEMFSATEDGRSDQYAQESAQSLRERQIGKILERLDEREQKIIISRFGLSRGHEPLTLKEVGAEMGVTKERIRQIEARALDKLRRAAEEERIEIPGL, from the coding sequence ATGCATAGCGATTATCTCAGCCCTGCCATTCGTGAACTTCGCGATCAACAAGTTCGTTTTGCCCCACGCGACCGCAAACTGGCGCAGGTCGACCGTGCCGAGAAACTGCTCGACGAGCTCGATCCCAAGCGGACCTACACCTACGAGTACCTCTTTTACCGGCTGACCGATTTTCGGCCGGAGTCGTCGCCTGATGTCCGTTTGTCAGGGCGTCACGCCAAGCACGATCTGCAGCTCTTTATCGAGGACGTGTCGGACGCTGCCGATGTCCCGGCCGAGACTTCGAACGAGCCGGTGCTGACGGTCAGCGAGCTTAGCAAACGCTTCAAGGTTTCGACGAAGACGATCTCGCGCTGGCGCCGTCAGGGGCTGGTCAGCCGCCGTTTCCTGTTCCAGGGACGCAAGCGAGTCGGCTTTTTGAAAAGCTCGGTCGATCGCTTTGTCGCTAGCAACGAAGAGCGGGTGCGGCGCGGCGGCAACTTCAGCCAGCTAAGCGCGGAAGAGCGCGAGGCGATCATCGCCAAGGCGCGCCGCCTGGCTCAGGCCGGCGGATGCCCTGCCGAGGTCACGCGTCGCCTGGCCGAGGGGATGGGGCGCAGCGTCGAGACGATCCGTTACACGCTCAAGCAGTTCGATCAGGACCACCCCGAGTCGGCGGTGTTCCCGGAATCGACCGGGCCGTTGGACGAGGCTACCAAGAAAAAGATTTACCAGCAGTACCGCCGCGGCATTTCGGTCGAGGCTTTGGCCAAGACCCACTGCCGTACGAAGACCAGCATTTACCGTGTCATCCACGAGATGCGGGCTTTGCGGATCATGGAGTTGCCGCTGGACTATATCGACAATCCGCTGTTTCCGCGGGCGAACGCGGAAAAGGTCGTGCTGGGTGCTCCGCCCGAAAGTACGCCGCCGCCGAAGAAGCCGCGGCTGCCCAGCGGTCTGCCCACGTATCTGGCCAGCCTGTACGAGGTACCGCTTTTGACCCGCGAGCAGGAAGTGTACTTGTTCCGCAAGTTGAACTTCTTGAAATACCGGGCCAGCAAGTTGCGGTCGACTCTCGATCCGCAGCGGGCGCGGAGCGTCGTGATGGATCAGATCGAGCGCTACTACGAAGACGCCGTGACGACCAAGAACCAGATCGTTCGTGCAAACCTGCGATTGGTGGTGTCGATCGCCAAGCGGCACGTGGGACCGTCGGACAACTTCTTCGAGCTGGTCAGTGACGGCAATATGTCGTTGATCCGCGCGGTAGAGAAGTTTGATTTCGCGCGGGGTAACAAGTTCAGCACGTACGCCAGTTGGGCGATCATGAAGAACTTTGCCCGCACGATTCCCGACGAGCTGAAGCACCGTGACCGGTACCGCACGAGCACCAGCGAAATGTTCTCGGCGACCGAGGATGGGCGTTCGGATCAGTACGCCCAGGAAAGTGCCCAAAGCCTGCGCGAGCGGCAGATCGGCAAGATCCTGGAACGACTCGACGAGCGCGAGCAGAAAATCATCATCAGCCGCTTTGGGCTTTCCCGCGGTCACGAACCTCTTACGCTAAAAGAGGTTGGGGCCGAAATGGGGGTGACCAAGGAACGCATTCGCCAGATCGAAGCGCGGGCCTTGGATAAGCTCCGCCGGGCCGCTGAGGAAGAACGCATCGAGATCCCCGGGCTGTAA
- a CDS encoding tetratricopeptide repeat protein: MNTRLHLRRQFHIARSLPTLAALTALCACAGCGMVANNQNAQGVRLYQQGYYPQAIAKFQQATTTDPKDPDSYYNLAATYHRLGKVNNRKEDLLQAESLYNQCLDHDPNHRDCYRGLAVLLAEQQRTDEAQRLLQGWATRYPTQAAPKVELARLAEELGDKQTAKNNLVEALAIDPYDSRALAALGRIHEEAGNTAQALSDYERSLWHDRFQPEVAARAAALRTALGPAAPPPQAGTNRFAAGPSAPSVMR; encoded by the coding sequence GTGAACACACGCTTGCATCTCCGTCGCCAGTTCCACATTGCGCGGTCCTTGCCGACGCTGGCCGCTCTCACCGCGCTGTGCGCCTGTGCCGGTTGTGGCATGGTCGCCAATAACCAGAACGCCCAGGGTGTCCGCCTGTATCAACAGGGGTACTATCCGCAGGCAATCGCGAAATTCCAGCAGGCCACGACCACCGATCCGAAGGACCCCGACTCGTATTACAACCTGGCCGCGACGTATCACCGGTTGGGCAAGGTCAACAATCGCAAGGAAGATCTGCTGCAGGCCGAGAGCCTGTATAACCAGTGCCTGGATCACGATCCGAACCATCGCGATTGCTACCGTGGTCTGGCCGTTTTGCTGGCCGAACAACAGCGCACCGACGAAGCGCAGCGCCTCCTGCAGGGTTGGGCAACCCGCTACCCGACACAAGCCGCGCCCAAGGTGGAACTGGCGCGCCTGGCCGAAGAACTGGGGGACAAGCAAACCGCCAAGAACAACCTGGTCGAGGCACTGGCCATCGATCCGTACGACTCGCGGGCCTTGGCCGCGCTGGGGCGCATTCACGAAGAGGCGGGCAATACGGCCCAAGCGCTGAGCGACTACGAGCGCTCGCTGTGGCACGACCGCTTCCAGCCCGAAGTTGCCGCCCGCGCCGCGGCGTTACGCACGGCGCTGGGTCCTGCCGCTCCGCCGCCTCAGGCCGGCACGAACCGCTTCGCCGCCGGACCGAGCGCACCCTCGGTGATGCGCTAG
- a CDS encoding DUF6786 family protein, with translation MSKSYSQARDFLKEHTAIVELEGKDQQRVLLCPEYQGRVMTSSLAGSEGASLGWINYDFIKSGKQDAAFNNYGGEDRFWLGPEGGQYALWFKLEEKQLVKNWFTPPELNTGAFRVVAHDKSSCRMTRRVRVTNASELTFDLEVQRDARLLDARQFEELFGKPAADALGAHGANPALPLVGFETVNTATNVGPIAWDMTQGMVSIWTLGQFAAGERTVIIVPYKQGNEQELGPAVESGYFGPVPSERLKVIPTAILFRADGKFRAKLGVSQKRALPIAGSLDLDSGILTLVHFTMPAKPAEHFYVNNTWAIRQKNAYAGDVFNTYNDGPAEPGAKALGGFYELETLSPTRPLAPKETIAHTHRTFHIKADGDRLERLVKATLNVELADLKKFLAAP, from the coding sequence ATGTCCAAAAGCTACTCACAGGCACGCGACTTCCTCAAAGAGCACACAGCGATCGTGGAACTCGAAGGAAAGGACCAGCAACGTGTACTGCTCTGCCCGGAATACCAGGGCCGGGTCATGACCTCCAGCTTGGCTGGCAGCGAAGGAGCGAGCCTGGGCTGGATCAATTACGACTTCATCAAGTCCGGCAAGCAGGATGCCGCGTTTAACAACTACGGGGGCGAAGACCGTTTCTGGCTGGGCCCCGAAGGTGGCCAGTACGCTCTGTGGTTTAAGCTCGAGGAAAAGCAACTCGTTAAGAACTGGTTCACACCTCCCGAGCTGAACACGGGCGCGTTCCGTGTGGTTGCTCACGACAAGTCAAGCTGCCGCATGACCCGACGCGTGCGCGTGACGAATGCCTCTGAACTCACGTTTGATCTCGAGGTACAGCGTGATGCCCGGCTGCTGGATGCTAGACAATTCGAGGAGCTCTTCGGCAAGCCAGCCGCCGACGCGCTAGGTGCCCACGGAGCGAATCCAGCACTTCCCCTCGTCGGCTTCGAAACGGTCAATACCGCCACCAACGTGGGCCCGATTGCCTGGGATATGACGCAAGGCATGGTGTCGATCTGGACCCTGGGACAATTCGCCGCCGGCGAACGAACCGTGATCATCGTGCCCTACAAACAGGGCAATGAGCAGGAGCTGGGACCTGCCGTAGAGTCCGGTTACTTCGGGCCGGTACCGTCCGAGCGATTGAAGGTGATTCCGACGGCGATACTGTTCCGCGCCGATGGAAAATTCCGTGCCAAGCTGGGCGTCTCGCAGAAGCGCGCCCTGCCGATAGCCGGCTCACTCGACCTCGACTCCGGCATACTCACGCTGGTTCACTTCACGATGCCGGCGAAACCGGCCGAACACTTCTACGTCAACAACACCTGGGCGATCCGCCAGAAAAACGCTTACGCCGGCGACGTCTTCAACACCTACAACGACGGGCCGGCGGAGCCGGGCGCCAAGGCGCTCGGCGGCTTCTATGAATTGGAAACGCTGTCCCCCACGCGTCCGCTTGCGCCCAAGGAGACGATCGCGCACACCCATCGCACCTTCCACATCAAGGCCGACGGCGACCGCCTGGAACGCCTCGTCAAAGCGACGCTGAACGTCGAGTTGGCCGACTTGAAGAAGTTCCTTGCCGCGCCGTGA